The proteins below come from a single Benincasa hispida cultivar B227 chromosome 4, ASM972705v1, whole genome shotgun sequence genomic window:
- the LOC120074930 gene encoding proteasome subunit beta type-5 isoform X1, translated as MKLDTSGLQTTAPLFGPKMEALEGFAAAPSFEIPNSSDFDGFQKDAIQMVKPAKGTTTLAFIFKEGVMVAADSRASMGGYISSQSVKKIIEINPYMLGTMAGGAADCQFWHRNLGVKCRRHELANKRRISVAGASKLLANILYSYRGMGLSVGTMIAGWDETGPGLYYVDSEGGRLKGTRFSVGSGSPYAYGVLDNGYRYDLSVEEAAELARRAIYHATFRDGASGGVASVYYVGPNGWKKLSGDDVGELHYNYYPVTPTTVDQEMAEVTAA; from the exons ATGAAGCTCGATACCAGTGGTCTTCAAACAACCGCCCCGCTGTTTGGGCCAAAAATGGAGGCTCTGGAAGGGTTTGCAGCTGCTCCATCCTTTGAGATCCCTAATTCCAGTGAC TTTGATGGCTTTCAGAAAGATGCCATTCAAATGGTAAAACCAGCAAAAGGAACAACTACGCTGGCTTTCATTTTTAAGGAAGGAGTCATGGTTGCTGCTGATTCCCGTGCCAGCATGGGAGGCTATATAT cATCACAATCCGTGAAGaaaattattgaaatcaatCCTTACATGCTTGGCACAATGGCTGGAGGTGCTGCAGATTGTCAGTTTTGGCATAGAAACCTTGGTGTCAAG TGCCGCCGACACGAATTAGCAAATAAGCGCCGGATTTCAGTTGCAGGAGCATCAAAATTACTGGCCAACATTCTGTACTCCTATCGTGGAATGGGTCTCTCTGTCGGGACTATGATTGCTGGATGGGATGAAACa GGTCCCGGTCTATATTACGTAGACAGTGAGGGCGGGAGGCTGAAAGGAACAAGATTTTCTGTTGGATCTGGTTCACCTTATGCGTACGGTGTCTTGGATAATGG ATATCGGTATGACTTGTCTGTTGAAGAGGCTGCTGAACTGGCTAGACGAGCTATTTATCATGCAACATTCCGAGATGGAGCCAGTGGTGGAGTTGCTAGCG TTTATTACGTGGGACCAAATGGATGGAAAAAGCTATCTGGGGATGATGTAGGAGAACTACATTACAACTACTACCCCGTGACGCCAACTACAGTCGATCAGGAAATGGCTGAAGTAACCGCCGCGTGA
- the LOC120074930 gene encoding proteasome subunit beta type-5 isoform X2 → MVKPAKGTTTLAFIFKEGVMVAADSRASMGGYISSQSVKKIIEINPYMLGTMAGGAADCQFWHRNLGVKCRRHELANKRRISVAGASKLLANILYSYRGMGLSVGTMIAGWDETGPGLYYVDSEGGRLKGTRFSVGSGSPYAYGVLDNGYRYDLSVEEAAELARRAIYHATFRDGASGGVASVYYVGPNGWKKLSGDDVGELHYNYYPVTPTTVDQEMAEVTAA, encoded by the exons ATGGTAAAACCAGCAAAAGGAACAACTACGCTGGCTTTCATTTTTAAGGAAGGAGTCATGGTTGCTGCTGATTCCCGTGCCAGCATGGGAGGCTATATAT cATCACAATCCGTGAAGaaaattattgaaatcaatCCTTACATGCTTGGCACAATGGCTGGAGGTGCTGCAGATTGTCAGTTTTGGCATAGAAACCTTGGTGTCAAG TGCCGCCGACACGAATTAGCAAATAAGCGCCGGATTTCAGTTGCAGGAGCATCAAAATTACTGGCCAACATTCTGTACTCCTATCGTGGAATGGGTCTCTCTGTCGGGACTATGATTGCTGGATGGGATGAAACa GGTCCCGGTCTATATTACGTAGACAGTGAGGGCGGGAGGCTGAAAGGAACAAGATTTTCTGTTGGATCTGGTTCACCTTATGCGTACGGTGTCTTGGATAATGG ATATCGGTATGACTTGTCTGTTGAAGAGGCTGCTGAACTGGCTAGACGAGCTATTTATCATGCAACATTCCGAGATGGAGCCAGTGGTGGAGTTGCTAGCG TTTATTACGTGGGACCAAATGGATGGAAAAAGCTATCTGGGGATGATGTAGGAGAACTACATTACAACTACTACCCCGTGACGCCAACTACAGTCGATCAGGAAATGGCTGAAGTAACCGCCGCGTGA